From Acidothermus cellulolyticus 11B, a single genomic window includes:
- a CDS encoding SRPBCC family protein, translating to MRIEQSLEVPVPIDRVWSFFDDVPRVASCMPGATLTEVLDDRTFDGTVVVKVGPISVHYQGRLTIEDKDKTSYSVRLQANGRDRNGAGTARATVVARLKALSENRTELALESDVQLTGRIASLGRGVQDVAGKLFAQFGERMSEALAADSAGMQPAGTDKAETRVGGSTPPMDDVAVRPAAADGTLRDQAPAKGSPDQKSAPFETKTVAPAKPVNLLRLLWSILLDKLARWLPRKRR from the coding sequence GTGAGAATCGAGCAGTCCCTTGAGGTGCCGGTACCAATCGATCGGGTCTGGTCGTTCTTCGATGACGTTCCGCGTGTGGCATCCTGCATGCCGGGAGCGACGCTCACGGAAGTTCTCGACGATCGAACCTTCGACGGTACGGTCGTGGTCAAGGTCGGTCCGATCTCTGTGCACTACCAGGGACGCTTGACCATCGAAGATAAGGACAAGACGTCCTATAGCGTTCGCCTGCAAGCCAATGGGCGCGATCGCAACGGCGCCGGGACAGCGCGGGCGACCGTCGTCGCGCGACTCAAAGCCCTATCCGAGAATCGGACAGAGCTGGCGCTGGAGAGCGATGTCCAACTGACCGGTCGAATCGCCTCGCTGGGCCGGGGCGTGCAAGACGTGGCAGGCAAGCTTTTTGCTCAGTTCGGTGAGCGGATGTCCGAGGCGCTCGCAGCCGACAGCGCCGGCATGCAGCCTGCAGGGACCGACAAAGCCGAAACCCGAGTCGGTGGCTCTACGCCGCCCATGGATGACGTCGCCGTGCGGCCTGCCGCCGCTGACGGAACACTGCGTGATCAGGCGCCTGCTAAAGGTTCGCCGGATCAAAAGAGTGCGCCCTTTGAGACTAAGACCGTGGCTCCCGCCAAGCCGGTCAACCTCTTGCGATTGCTGTGGTCAATACTGCTCGACAAGCTGGCTCGATGGTTGCCCAGGAAGAGGAGATGA
- a CDS encoding XdhC family protein, which translates to MSARELFSATSRWFAARRPFALVTVVRIFGSAPRGPGAAMAISGDGTVVGSVSGGCIEGAVYETAMHVIKDGSPVLAHYGVSDEDAFAVGLTCGGDIDVYIERIDAGRHPHFADLARDVAGGVPVASATGLSDDVLGDHVIVTEGAVLPPSHPEASAVALVAEMRAMLKSGTTAVVTVDGGRYFVETFLPPPRMLIFGATDFAAALVRAAKLLGYHVVLCDARAVFATRERFPEADEIIVDQPYRYLGGVEVDERTAVCVLTHDPKFDIPLLETALATPAGYIGALGSRRTHAKRLAALRAAGVSTEALNRLHSPIGLDIGSSTPEETAISIMAEIIASRHAASGRPLRETAGPVRR; encoded by the coding sequence GTGTCCGCACGGGAACTGTTTAGCGCCACCAGCCGGTGGTTTGCCGCTCGCCGTCCGTTCGCTTTGGTGACGGTGGTCCGTATCTTCGGCAGCGCGCCGCGCGGCCCGGGCGCCGCGATGGCGATCAGTGGCGATGGCACAGTCGTCGGCAGCGTCTCTGGCGGGTGCATCGAGGGAGCCGTCTACGAGACCGCGATGCACGTGATAAAGGACGGTTCTCCGGTGCTTGCCCACTACGGCGTGAGCGACGAGGACGCATTCGCCGTGGGACTCACGTGCGGCGGAGACATTGACGTCTATATCGAGCGGATCGACGCTGGGCGGCATCCGCATTTCGCCGACCTTGCCCGGGATGTCGCCGGCGGAGTTCCGGTTGCGTCGGCCACCGGTCTCTCCGACGACGTCCTCGGTGACCACGTCATTGTCACGGAGGGGGCTGTGCTGCCGCCGTCACATCCGGAAGCCTCGGCCGTTGCTCTGGTCGCCGAGATGCGTGCCATGCTCAAGTCTGGAACAACCGCGGTCGTAACCGTGGACGGCGGCCGTTATTTTGTCGAGACTTTTCTGCCGCCCCCGCGCATGCTGATATTTGGTGCGACTGACTTCGCCGCAGCGCTGGTGCGCGCCGCCAAATTGCTCGGATATCACGTCGTGCTGTGTGACGCCCGTGCAGTATTTGCGACGCGGGAGCGTTTCCCGGAGGCCGACGAAATCATTGTCGATCAGCCATACCGCTACCTTGGCGGTGTGGAGGTCGATGAGCGCACCGCAGTCTGTGTGCTCACCCACGACCCGAAGTTCGATATTCCGCTGCTCGAAACGGCCCTCGCCACCCCTGCCGGCTACATCGGCGCGCTGGGAAGTCGCCGCACCCACGCCAAACGCCTCGCCGCCCTGCGTGCGGCGGGAGTCTCGACGGAGGCGCTCAACCGGCTGCATTCGCCGATCGGCCTGGACATCGGCTCATCGACCCCGGAGGAGACCGCAATATCGATCATGGCTGAGATCATCGCGAGTCGGCACGCGGCGAGCGGTAGGCCATTGCGCGAAACCGCCGGACCCGTTCGACGATGA
- a CDS encoding PucR family transcriptional regulator produces MGAVAGRRSVHVGTANSEVAMCESTVRSSDQQSDRMSSDIVTSRNAERAAPDGVSPITRMTLTVAELLEHDVMRSASIVAGRGGLERGIACLNVMSVPDIVRWTRRDEFLLATGYPLPRDPDEFSGLVEQLSERGLAGLGVKLDQYMSNLAPKVLATADRLNFPVIIIPHETALDEVLSQAFTIIVNRQALALKLTHDFHHRLLTVALTGGGLALLVKELSDMLGGAAVAIVDRAGSVRAISDDRASFEQAGLLRSDGCIAIERLLDASSPTSSDAPWSVAKISAGGLEHGYVIAVDGSQRRLPFVRTTAVEQAALVAALEITRELAVASVERHFASNALHDLVTGGSAGGVDSVAYATTFGWNLNRTVSVIVARQHELPGAIDLHPRARELAALRVVNQWTSLVRNHDSAAAAAGFAAELVAVVDAGKAEHIARMVRNELVTTGLGNFSVGISGPGTAPDQIPRLYQEARVALAVGNRLTGAGAVTSYSRLGIYRLLCNVGPDDLRSFVIETLGPLLRLPQPSRSDLLTTLSALLENRCNVAETARTLHYHYNTMRYRVAKLEHLLGPFIDDAEASMRISVALRLLEMDEILGSLNASDGSESSSHGRQHAAARQPKAIA; encoded by the coding sequence GTGGGCGCGGTCGCTGGTCGAAGATCCGTGCATGTCGGCACCGCCAACAGTGAGGTAGCAATGTGTGAGTCAACGGTTCGCTCCTCCGATCAGCAATCCGACCGCATGTCATCCGATATCGTTACGAGCCGTAACGCCGAACGCGCTGCGCCGGATGGTGTTTCACCGATAACGCGCATGACGCTCACCGTTGCCGAGTTGCTCGAGCACGATGTGATGCGGAGCGCAAGCATCGTCGCAGGTCGAGGCGGGTTGGAGCGGGGCATAGCCTGTCTGAACGTCATGTCGGTACCGGATATCGTCCGGTGGACCCGACGCGACGAATTTCTGTTGGCTACTGGGTATCCCTTGCCTCGCGATCCGGATGAGTTCTCAGGCCTGGTTGAGCAGTTGTCCGAGCGAGGCTTGGCTGGATTAGGTGTGAAACTGGACCAGTACATGTCGAACCTCGCACCGAAAGTGCTTGCGACAGCAGATCGGTTGAACTTTCCCGTGATCATTATCCCACATGAGACGGCGCTGGATGAAGTCTTGAGCCAGGCGTTCACCATCATCGTCAATCGTCAAGCCCTGGCTCTCAAACTGACGCATGACTTTCATCATCGGTTACTGACGGTCGCCCTCACCGGCGGCGGGCTTGCGTTGCTGGTCAAGGAGCTTTCGGACATGCTCGGAGGCGCAGCGGTTGCAATCGTGGATCGGGCAGGATCAGTTCGCGCGATCAGCGACGATCGGGCATCGTTTGAGCAGGCTGGACTGCTACGCTCAGACGGTTGTATCGCGATCGAGCGCCTATTGGACGCTTCTTCTCCAACGTCGTCTGACGCACCTTGGTCCGTTGCCAAGATCTCTGCAGGCGGTCTTGAGCATGGCTACGTCATTGCCGTCGATGGGAGCCAGCGACGTCTGCCGTTCGTGCGTACAACCGCAGTCGAGCAGGCTGCTCTCGTCGCTGCACTGGAGATCACCAGGGAACTGGCGGTGGCTTCCGTTGAACGCCATTTTGCATCGAACGCACTCCACGACCTTGTGACGGGTGGGTCCGCAGGCGGCGTCGACTCGGTTGCATATGCGACGACTTTTGGCTGGAATCTGAACCGCACCGTAAGTGTCATTGTGGCGCGTCAGCACGAGCTTCCCGGTGCGATTGATCTCCATCCTCGCGCTCGGGAACTGGCGGCCCTGAGGGTTGTCAATCAGTGGACGTCACTTGTCCGGAACCATGATTCGGCAGCGGCGGCGGCCGGATTTGCCGCTGAGCTTGTAGCTGTGGTTGACGCCGGTAAAGCGGAGCACATCGCACGCATGGTTCGGAACGAACTCGTTACGACCGGCTTGGGGAACTTTTCGGTGGGCATTAGCGGTCCTGGTACTGCCCCCGACCAGATCCCCCGCCTTTACCAGGAAGCTCGCGTGGCTCTCGCTGTTGGCAACAGGCTGACTGGGGCCGGGGCAGTGACGAGTTATTCCCGACTCGGCATCTATCGCCTCCTCTGCAATGTAGGTCCCGACGACTTGCGCTCGTTCGTGATCGAGACACTCGGACCGCTCCTCCGCCTTCCGCAACCGTCCAGATCTGATTTGTTGACAACACTCTCAGCTCTGCTGGAGAACCGATGCAATGTCGCCGAAACCGCCCGTACCCTCCACTATCACTACAACACCATGAGGTACCGTGTCGCCAAGCTTGAGCATCTTCTAGGTCCGTTCATCGATGACGCAGAGGCCTCAATGAGAATCAGCGTCGCGTTGAGACTTCTCGAAATGGATGAGATCCTCGGCAGTCTCAACGCGAGCGATGGAAGTGAGTCTTCGTCGCATGGAAGACAACACGCCGCAGCGCGGCAGCCAAAGGCGATTGCATGA
- a CDS encoding (2Fe-2S)-binding protein: MKHEITLVVNGVRRTVPVESQETLVDVLHDRLGMPDVRYGCGEGVCGTCTVLLDGSPVSACLMLGVQADGRDIITAAGLCREGDALHPLQESFLRHGASQCGFCTPGMLLTAYDLVERRSLPSRDEIRYTLVGNICRCTGYTKILDAIEDYAAMRRAEKEE, translated from the coding sequence GTGAAACACGAAATAACCCTCGTCGTGAATGGAGTGCGACGTACGGTACCTGTCGAGTCACAGGAAACGCTCGTCGACGTGCTACACGATCGACTCGGTATGCCTGACGTGCGTTACGGATGCGGCGAAGGGGTCTGCGGGACATGTACGGTTCTCCTTGACGGCTCGCCCGTGAGTGCGTGCTTGATGCTAGGCGTGCAGGCAGACGGGCGGGACATCATCACAGCCGCTGGGTTGTGCCGAGAAGGCGACGCGCTTCACCCCTTGCAGGAAAGCTTCCTACGCCACGGTGCATCGCAGTGCGGTTTCTGCACCCCGGGAATGTTGCTTACGGCGTATGACCTCGTCGAACGGCGCTCCCTGCCCTCGCGTGACGAGATCCGTTACACACTGGTGGGAAACATCTGCCGCTGCACCGGCTACACGAAGATACTTGACGCGATCGAGGATTACGCGGCCATGCGACGTGCAGAAAAGGAAGAGTAA
- a CDS encoding nucleotidyltransferase family protein, with translation MAGLVLAAGGGTRFGKPKILVRLADRYLVEYVADALLSGGCVAPIVVVGGAAWEEAAAALRSSSAVQHRRLRLVHNTAWSAGLATSLRTGLDALAASHADAVVVALGDQPGITSLAVRRVIRAFQSGARIAAAKYGDRRAHPVLLSRDCWPEAVRLAAGDEGARSLMRAHPDWVTEIWCDDLVMPVDVDTPTDLEAAERQLRERSVDKA, from the coding sequence GTGGCCGGCCTTGTCCTTGCCGCAGGTGGTGGTACCCGCTTCGGCAAGCCGAAGATTCTCGTCCGGTTGGCTGACCGATACCTTGTGGAATACGTGGCCGACGCGCTGCTCAGCGGTGGGTGTGTGGCACCGATCGTCGTGGTCGGTGGCGCGGCGTGGGAGGAGGCGGCCGCTGCGCTTCGCTCCTCGTCAGCGGTGCAGCATCGACGGCTGCGACTTGTTCACAACACCGCATGGTCGGCGGGTCTTGCCACGAGTCTGCGAACGGGCCTTGATGCTCTGGCGGCGAGTCACGCCGATGCGGTCGTCGTGGCGCTTGGCGACCAGCCGGGAATCACTTCACTTGCCGTGCGGCGGGTGATTCGTGCGTTCCAGTCCGGAGCGCGGATCGCGGCGGCGAAGTATGGAGACCGGCGGGCACACCCCGTTCTCCTGAGTCGCGACTGCTGGCCTGAAGCAGTGCGACTCGCCGCAGGTGACGAAGGTGCGAGATCGCTGATGCGTGCGCACCCCGACTGGGTAACCGAGATCTGGTGTGACGATCTTGTGATGCCGGTGGACGTCGATACCCCTACCGATCTGGAAGCGGCGGAGCGGCAGCTCCGTGAGAGATCTGTCGACAAGGCGTGA
- a CDS encoding DUF6282 family protein yields the protein MGKRTYGGPLIDVVGAADLHCHPYPDLFPRLADDFDIVRAARDAGMKAIMLKCHHESTVSRAYLVQRVIPGIRVYGGIVLNYYVGGLNAAAVEAALRLGGKEVWMPTVDAGYHAAVHGGTGGYDAQQGGRSQAEGIWIEDKEGKLRPEVKEILELVAQYGAILGTAHLAPREIVALVKEARSVGVEKIVITHPYFRVPNLDLDTLEEVARLGAMPEFGYCTVSPAWQYAAVPKIVQSIERIGASRCLLVSDTGQRHNPLPSEALRIFAQTIFEKGVSEEDVRRMISANPLDLLDFDGSVPEPSEEDLAWARSLVEDPCMSAPPTVR from the coding sequence ATGGGCAAGCGTACATATGGTGGTCCATTGATCGATGTCGTCGGCGCGGCTGATCTCCACTGTCATCCGTATCCCGACCTGTTCCCGCGACTTGCGGATGATTTCGACATTGTGCGCGCCGCACGTGACGCTGGCATGAAGGCCATCATGCTGAAATGCCACCACGAGAGTACTGTCTCCCGCGCCTACCTGGTTCAGCGCGTTATCCCAGGTATCCGTGTCTATGGCGGAATTGTTCTTAACTATTACGTTGGCGGCCTCAATGCCGCGGCTGTTGAAGCTGCGCTCCGGTTAGGCGGCAAGGAAGTGTGGATGCCTACCGTGGATGCTGGCTACCACGCCGCGGTGCACGGCGGTACGGGGGGTTACGACGCCCAGCAGGGTGGGCGCAGTCAGGCCGAGGGGATCTGGATCGAGGACAAAGAGGGCAAGCTACGTCCCGAGGTAAAGGAGATTCTTGAGCTGGTCGCACAGTATGGTGCGATCCTGGGGACGGCGCACCTCGCTCCTCGCGAGATCGTGGCACTCGTGAAAGAGGCACGTTCGGTGGGCGTCGAGAAGATTGTCATAACTCATCCGTACTTTAGGGTACCCAACCTCGACCTGGATACCTTGGAAGAGGTGGCCCGCCTTGGCGCCATGCCCGAGTTTGGGTATTGCACGGTCTCCCCGGCATGGCAGTACGCGGCAGTACCAAAGATTGTGCAGAGCATCGAGCGAATCGGCGCCTCCCGTTGCCTGCTCGTGTCAGATACGGGGCAGCGCCATAATCCGCTGCCTTCAGAGGCCCTACGAATATTTGCACAGACCATCTTTGAGAAGGGCGTGTCCGAGGAAGATGTCAGAAGGATGATCTCGGCAAACCCATTAGACCTCCTCGATTTCGACGGGAGCGTCCCAGAGCCCTCGGAGGAGGATCTCGCGTGGGCGCGGTCGCTGGTCGAAGATCCGTGCATGTCGGCACCGCCAACAGTGAGGTAG
- a CDS encoding diaminopropionate ammonia-lyase has translation MVAQEEEMIAVTVSAAPPPLPEVVVNSAAVTHVAGATRTARPLAIHRKLPAYAPSPLVESSSIASRLGVRRVWVKDESWRLGLPSFKILGASYAIYCALIDRLGHEITWSSVEDLKTAIDPLRPITFVAATDGNHGRAVARMAKLLQCPAKIYVPEGTIPARISAIKSEGAVVEIVRGDYDAAIRRSAQDEDEHTLVISDTSWPGYTSIPRRVIEGYSTIFFEASEQLAGHGSPEPSLIVVPVGVGALAAAVINYYKPELGDGVRPIVIGVEPVTANCVQSSIREGRLVTVPGPHHSIMAGLNCGTPSAVAWPFVSQGLDVVVAIDDEWSRRAMRELADIGVISGESGAASLGGLLALCDHRAPTAWRERLHLDENAVILLLSTEGATDPEGWARIVGRSVPVHEEAVGVKPGS, from the coding sequence ATGGTTGCCCAGGAAGAGGAGATGATTGCGGTGACGGTGTCAGCCGCACCTCCTCCGCTGCCGGAGGTAGTCGTCAATTCCGCCGCCGTCACGCACGTAGCCGGTGCGACGCGGACAGCGCGACCGCTCGCCATTCATCGCAAATTGCCGGCGTACGCGCCGTCTCCTCTTGTTGAGAGTTCCTCGATCGCCTCGCGGCTCGGGGTGAGGCGCGTTTGGGTGAAGGACGAATCCTGGCGCCTTGGCTTGCCTTCTTTCAAGATTCTGGGCGCATCCTATGCGATCTACTGCGCCCTCATTGATCGACTTGGCCACGAGATTACGTGGTCCAGCGTGGAGGATCTCAAGACAGCCATCGATCCCCTAAGGCCGATTACGTTTGTCGCAGCGACGGACGGCAACCACGGCCGAGCGGTCGCCCGGATGGCGAAGCTGCTCCAGTGTCCGGCGAAGATTTATGTACCGGAGGGCACGATTCCGGCACGTATTTCTGCCATCAAGTCTGAGGGTGCCGTGGTCGAGATTGTGCGCGGGGATTATGATGCCGCAATCCGCCGGTCGGCGCAGGATGAAGATGAGCACACGCTCGTGATCTCAGATACCTCGTGGCCGGGCTACACGTCAATACCGCGGCGTGTGATTGAGGGATATTCAACGATCTTTTTCGAAGCGTCGGAACAGTTGGCGGGCCATGGCAGTCCCGAGCCAAGCCTGATCGTCGTGCCTGTGGGTGTCGGTGCACTGGCGGCTGCGGTGATCAACTACTACAAGCCGGAATTGGGAGACGGCGTACGGCCAATCGTTATCGGAGTTGAGCCTGTGACGGCCAACTGTGTCCAGTCGTCCATCCGTGAGGGGCGTCTTGTGACTGTGCCGGGCCCACACCACTCGATCATGGCAGGTCTCAATTGCGGGACGCCGTCTGCTGTGGCCTGGCCATTCGTGTCTCAGGGTCTTGATGTCGTCGTGGCGATTGATGATGAGTGGAGCCGTCGGGCGATGCGCGAGCTCGCTGACATCGGTGTCATCTCGGGAGAGAGTGGTGCCGCCTCCCTGGGCGGCCTTCTGGCGCTCTGTGACCACCGTGCTCCTACTGCGTGGCGCGAGCGGCTGCACCTCGACGAGAACGCCGTCATTCTTCTGCTATCGACCGAGGGCGCGACCGACCCTGAAGGATGGGCGCGGATTGTCGGCCGATCCGTGCCTGTTCATGAGGAAGCAGTAGGTGTCAAGCCAGGGAGCTAG
- a CDS encoding DUF1989 domain-containing protein: MAEARLLTSSVIEPGGYIATKIITGQVLRVTNIEGKQVGDLIAFAADDLSERFWVSNTIRLNGSIYLTTGNVLYSELSRPMLQILASSGEPHDLLAGSCNAEIDNVRYGVEGHRGCVENFCEALRPWGLRRCDIPMSFNLFMNCPVRPDGTWSIEEPNAGAGDYVEFLAKMDLVVALSNCPQDLNPCNAGRRKPLLWEIFHGPGDAG; this comes from the coding sequence ATGGCAGAGGCTAGGCTCTTGACATCTTCCGTGATTGAACCGGGCGGGTACATCGCAACGAAAATCATCACGGGCCAGGTCCTTCGCGTGACCAACATCGAAGGCAAGCAAGTCGGTGACCTTATTGCCTTTGCGGCGGATGACTTGAGTGAACGATTCTGGGTCTCGAACACAATACGTCTGAATGGCTCGATTTACCTGACGACCGGCAACGTCCTCTATTCGGAGCTGAGTAGACCTATGCTGCAAATTCTCGCAAGCAGTGGAGAGCCGCATGACCTCTTAGCCGGCTCGTGTAATGCTGAGATTGACAATGTACGATATGGAGTAGAAGGACACCGCGGATGTGTGGAGAATTTCTGTGAGGCGCTAAGGCCGTGGGGGCTTCGTCGGTGTGATATACCTATGTCGTTCAACCTCTTTATGAACTGTCCGGTGCGACCGGATGGTACGTGGTCTATCGAGGAACCGAATGCTGGTGCAGGCGACTACGTCGAATTCCTGGCGAAGATGGATCTCGTCGTTGCGCTATCTAACTGTCCGCAAGATCTGAACCCGTGCAACGCCGGCAGGCGGAAGCCGCTGCTCTGGGAGATCTTCCATGGACCGGGCGATGCCGGCTGA